Proteins encoded by one window of Kineosporia sp. NBRC 101731:
- a CDS encoding SMI1/KNR4 family protein → MTDIAPPDAHVQDAWIALLDALARAGYAVDELARPGASPAQFARAQETVGRALPADLAGLYQLSDGQTNYADLADDDAGRERGRWVGPVFGDGWTFDPIGELADAWTHLENVRAHFKPGEMAQELDRAVTVRGNDPVLGVYSSPDWIPFASDGGGNFLAADLAPRPGGTVGQVIVIGRDEDLRRVLAPGLVELLRWCTERLGDLDPDQADPEELAEGVLVYDLEVS, encoded by the coding sequence GTGACCGACATCGCCCCTCCCGACGCGCACGTGCAGGACGCCTGGATCGCCCTGCTCGACGCCCTGGCCCGCGCCGGATACGCCGTGGACGAGCTGGCCCGGCCCGGCGCTTCCCCGGCCCAGTTCGCCAGGGCCCAGGAGACCGTCGGCCGGGCTCTACCCGCCGACCTGGCCGGGCTCTACCAACTGAGCGACGGTCAGACGAACTACGCCGACCTGGCCGACGACGACGCGGGCCGCGAGCGGGGTCGATGGGTCGGCCCGGTCTTCGGCGACGGCTGGACCTTCGACCCGATCGGCGAACTGGCCGACGCCTGGACCCATCTGGAGAACGTCCGGGCACACTTCAAGCCGGGCGAGATGGCCCAGGAACTCGACCGGGCGGTCACCGTGCGCGGGAACGACCCGGTCCTGGGCGTGTACAGCTCGCCGGACTGGATCCCCTTCGCCTCGGACGGGGGCGGCAACTTCCTCGCCGCCGACCTGGCTCCCCGCCCCGGCGGCACCGTGGGGCAGGTCATCGTGATCGGCCGCGACGAGGACCTGCGCCGGGTGCTCGCCCCCGGCCTCGTCGAGCTGCTGCGATGGTGCACCGAGCGACTCGGTGACCTCGATCCGGATCAGGCCGATCCGGAGGAACTGGCGGAGGGCGTGCTGGTGTACGACCTCGAAGTCAGCTGA
- a CDS encoding DUF6297 family protein has product MSPALPTGGQVRRVTRDASNYHSEAKLTDLLGDVYIGVFAVAMASTMVFSLSTRLAPGEGPFRQAAQDGPGLAVGWIAVLPAIAAVAAFIGLVTRLGPLSLSGAESTWWLPLPVDRRSLLRPAAYRWPGIGLVVGAVCGAAVSFALPAGPAAMAGTTALFAALTVTLVITAGQLQSRPTAHRAIRVAADLVTAGVPLFGILMALSRTAPPGTTWVALPVAVVLLVVAIGLAVSWDRRLGDVHAVSLRHSGAVTDEALVAVLSLDTRALGRALAVRTQSPRRARSSTMKWLTRVPRSWRPQAALITSDVLLFLRTPRQPVQVLVALGLPVLGLLVPDPGPASTIVLLLIGAYLASLATVEGARRAQISPGLDAAFPIGQRDVRLTRMALPIVVMEFWFIVITAVLGWRFGDPAWWVLLGVLSAPAWAAAAVRGAYRPNATFGGPTITSPMGALPPGLASSVVKGPDVALIGSVPIVVALILGSTHPELLSLQVLLSGVAVAIALHQKTENPEEANPREKP; this is encoded by the coding sequence GTGAGCCCCGCTCTTCCCACCGGCGGCCAGGTCCGCCGGGTCACCCGCGACGCCAGCAACTACCACTCCGAGGCCAAACTCACCGACCTGCTGGGCGACGTCTACATCGGAGTCTTCGCCGTTGCGATGGCCTCGACGATGGTCTTCTCCCTGAGCACCCGGCTCGCCCCCGGCGAGGGCCCGTTCCGCCAGGCCGCCCAGGACGGACCGGGTCTGGCGGTCGGCTGGATCGCGGTGCTGCCCGCGATCGCCGCCGTCGCGGCCTTCATCGGGCTGGTCACGCGGCTCGGGCCGCTGTCCTTGTCCGGGGCCGAGAGCACCTGGTGGCTCCCGCTTCCCGTCGACCGACGCTCGCTGCTGCGGCCCGCCGCCTACCGGTGGCCGGGGATCGGCCTGGTGGTCGGCGCGGTGTGCGGGGCCGCCGTCTCGTTCGCCCTGCCGGCCGGACCGGCCGCCATGGCCGGCACGACCGCACTGTTCGCCGCCCTCACGGTGACGCTGGTGATCACGGCCGGGCAGCTGCAGAGCCGCCCCACCGCGCACCGCGCGATCCGGGTGGCCGCGGATCTGGTGACCGCGGGCGTCCCCTTGTTCGGCATTCTCATGGCCCTTTCGCGCACGGCCCCGCCGGGCACCACCTGGGTCGCCCTGCCGGTCGCCGTGGTGCTGCTCGTCGTCGCGATCGGGCTGGCCGTCAGCTGGGACCGGCGGCTCGGCGACGTGCACGCCGTGAGCCTGCGGCACAGCGGAGCGGTGACGGACGAGGCTCTGGTCGCCGTGCTCTCGCTGGACACCAGAGCCCTGGGGCGCGCGCTGGCGGTCCGCACGCAATCGCCCCGCCGGGCTCGCTCCTCGACGATGAAATGGCTGACCCGCGTGCCCCGGTCGTGGAGGCCTCAGGCCGCCCTGATCACCTCGGACGTGCTGCTCTTCCTGCGCACCCCGCGCCAGCCCGTGCAGGTGCTCGTGGCCCTGGGTCTGCCCGTCCTCGGGCTGCTGGTGCCCGACCCCGGTCCGGCCAGCACGATCGTGCTCCTGCTGATCGGCGCCTACCTGGCTTCGCTGGCCACCGTCGAGGGCGCCCGCCGGGCCCAGATCAGTCCCGGGCTGGACGCGGCGTTCCCGATCGGCCAGCGCGACGTGCGCCTGACCCGGATGGCACTGCCGATCGTGGTAATGGAGTTCTGGTTCATCGTCATCACCGCGGTCCTGGGCTGGCGCTTCGGCGATCCGGCCTGGTGGGTGCTGCTCGGCGTGCTGTCGGCCCCGGCCTGGGCCGCCGCCGCGGTCCGGGGCGCGTACCGGCCCAACGCGACGTTCGGCGGCCCGACGATCACCTCGCCGATGGGAGCCCTGCCACCGGGCCTGGCCTCGTCGGTCGTGAAGGGCCCGGACGTCGCACTGATCGGCAGTGTGCCGATCGTGGTGGCGCTCATCCTCGGTTCCACCCATCCGGAACTGCTGTCGCTCCAGGTACTGCTCAGCGGTGTCGCCGTGGCCATAGCGCTCCATCAGAAGACCGAGAACCCGGAAGAAGCCAACCCGAGAGAGAAGCCGTGA
- a CDS encoding ABC transporter ATP-binding protein, translated as MSGAVAALLEVKDLEVGYGLPVCPPITLTLSPGDVVAVVGANGSGKSTLLRTVVGLLAPLGGTMNLLGSGLDERSSAFRAAVASELGDEAFFPSLTVREHLMLTCFGHGVDDPVSVTNYQLDAFGLTERAEAMPGALSSGQRRRLLLAATFARPRALMILDEPEQRLDAAIRDALADWLVEERSEGGGVLMATHDPQLVSVAATKVVAISDTEVRVVDPERGAAIIRNEL; from the coding sequence ATGTCAGGGGCGGTCGCAGCTCTGCTGGAAGTGAAAGACCTCGAGGTGGGGTACGGGCTTCCGGTCTGCCCACCGATCACGCTGACCCTGTCGCCGGGCGACGTGGTGGCCGTGGTCGGCGCCAACGGCTCGGGCAAGTCCACCCTGCTGCGCACGGTGGTCGGGCTGCTGGCGCCGCTGGGCGGGACGATGAATCTGCTGGGGTCCGGTCTGGACGAGCGCAGCAGCGCGTTCCGGGCGGCGGTGGCCTCCGAACTGGGCGACGAGGCGTTCTTCCCCAGCCTGACCGTGCGCGAGCACCTGATGCTGACGTGCTTCGGCCACGGGGTGGACGACCCGGTCAGCGTGACCAACTATCAGCTGGATGCTTTCGGTCTCACCGAGCGGGCCGAGGCGATGCCGGGGGCCCTGAGCTCCGGGCAGCGACGACGTCTGCTGCTCGCAGCCACGTTCGCCCGGCCGCGCGCCCTGATGATCCTCGACGAGCCCGAGCAGCGCCTCGACGCCGCCATCCGCGACGCCCTGGCCGACTGGCTGGTCGAGGAACGCTCGGAAGGTGGCGGCGTTCTGATGGCCACGCACGACCCCCAGCTGGTCTCGGTTGCGGCGACGAAGGTGGTGGCGATCTCCGACACCGAGGTCCGGGTGGTCGATCCCGAGCGCGGGGCCGCGATCATCCGGAACGAACTGTGA